In Streptomyces chartreusis, the following proteins share a genomic window:
- a CDS encoding SPFH domain-containing protein, producing the protein MARARAKQGARRVAEAVASGTDPRTAAQEELRRQTGGRGTQGAGGYDAQGQGIDPADFPAAREQGGSTATVMRQKTVPLDEAGEALGRSEQVREGTETVHAICPMVIPKGRSIISMLPVLMLFLLGVAGAGIVGASGADVLTNPLFGVHYWVISLLAVAFVWWRQGMVMVPDGCQAMITRFGKLEKVVGPGRIVLLSPWKRVSYIVNTTIEYPFNAPVREAPTRGGVKGSIDLFIQFRISDPTEFVYTLGAVRGFEEKLSNAVSETIRSLIYEQEAAGIYDMVGEDTGRLLEQLNQQFRPAVELTNANITHAEPSDQRYRMDLAAPEMVRVAKEAYTHEYALQLRKEQDEGDLTRELASSQETLSAIQADIAQYQAQMDTAVERETNRAEALARQRYVQAESEAKANAALLEAQALDIRAVTAAEAPEILEYRYQQQVLDTLEQVADHLPRLVRIGGTTDGGVAGIDFLELARELVGERGTELFTDEDMAAVRARLGEVSERIAAREAEIGALLAAERPTVPQVPDQPAPADADAGDDSSDAAEEATR; encoded by the coding sequence GTGGCGCGAGCGCGCGCGAAACAGGGCGCACGACGTGTTGCCGAGGCCGTGGCCTCCGGCACCGATCCGCGGACGGCCGCGCAGGAGGAACTGCGGCGGCAGACCGGCGGACGAGGAACACAGGGCGCCGGCGGCTATGACGCCCAGGGCCAGGGCATCGACCCGGCCGACTTCCCGGCGGCACGGGAACAGGGCGGCTCCACCGCCACGGTGATGCGGCAGAAGACGGTGCCGCTGGACGAGGCCGGGGAGGCGCTCGGCCGCAGCGAGCAGGTCCGCGAGGGCACCGAGACGGTGCACGCCATCTGCCCGATGGTGATTCCCAAGGGCCGCTCGATCATCTCCATGCTGCCGGTGCTGATGCTGTTCCTGCTGGGTGTGGCCGGCGCGGGCATCGTGGGGGCGTCCGGCGCCGACGTGCTGACCAACCCCCTGTTCGGCGTGCACTACTGGGTCATCTCACTGCTCGCCGTCGCCTTCGTGTGGTGGCGCCAGGGCATGGTCATGGTGCCCGACGGCTGCCAGGCGATGATCACCCGCTTCGGCAAGCTGGAGAAGGTCGTCGGACCGGGCCGGATCGTGCTGCTGAGCCCGTGGAAGCGGGTGTCGTACATCGTCAACACCACGATCGAGTACCCGTTCAACGCGCCGGTGCGCGAGGCGCCCACCCGGGGCGGTGTGAAGGGCTCCATCGACCTGTTCATCCAGTTCCGGATCAGCGACCCCACCGAGTTCGTCTACACCCTGGGCGCGGTGCGCGGCTTCGAGGAGAAGCTCAGCAACGCGGTCAGCGAGACGATCCGCAGCCTGATCTACGAACAGGAGGCCGCCGGCATCTACGACATGGTCGGCGAGGACACCGGCCGCCTCCTCGAGCAGCTCAACCAGCAGTTCCGCCCGGCCGTCGAGCTGACCAACGCCAACATCACCCACGCCGAACCCTCCGACCAGCGCTACCGCATGGACCTGGCGGCGCCCGAGATGGTGCGCGTGGCCAAGGAGGCGTACACCCACGAGTACGCCCTCCAGCTCCGCAAGGAGCAGGACGAGGGCGACCTCACCCGCGAACTCGCCTCCAGCCAGGAGACGCTCTCCGCGATCCAGGCCGACATCGCCCAGTACCAGGCGCAGATGGACACGGCCGTGGAGCGCGAGACGAACCGCGCCGAGGCACTCGCCCGGCAGCGCTACGTCCAGGCCGAGTCGGAGGCGAAGGCCAACGCGGCCCTCCTCGAGGCGCAGGCCCTCGACATCCGCGCGGTGACCGCGGCCGAGGCGCCGGAGATCCTGGAGTACCGCTACCAGCAGCAGGTGCTGGACACCCTGGAGCAGGTCGCCGACCACCTGCCGCGACTGGTGCGCATCGGCGGCACGACCGACGGCGGCGTCGCCGGCATCGACTTCCTGGAACTGGCCCGCGAGTTGGTCGGCGAACGCGGCACGGAGCTGTTCACCGACGAGGACATGGCCGCCGTACGGGCACGTCTCGGGGAGGTGTCCGAGCGGATCGCCGCGCGCGAGGCGGAGATCGGCGCGCTGCTGGCGGCCGAGCGGCCGACGGTGCCGCAGGTTCCCGACCAGCCCGCACCGGCCGACGCAGACGCCGGCGACGACAGCTCCGACGCCGCCGAGGAGGCCACCCGATGA
- a CDS encoding PLD nuclease N-terminal domain-containing protein translates to MLRVLMFLVPLALSVYAFIDCISTKEDDIRHMPKPLWAILVLVFPLVGSISWLIAGKKRSPAAEGWSGVRDRGRQQWVAPDDNPEFLKSLGDEDKSADEDDDKKKRDEP, encoded by the coding sequence ATGCTCCGGGTGCTGATGTTCCTCGTGCCACTGGCGCTGAGCGTGTACGCGTTCATCGACTGCATCAGCACGAAGGAGGACGACATCCGCCACATGCCCAAGCCGCTGTGGGCGATCCTCGTGCTGGTGTTCCCGCTGGTCGGCTCGATCTCCTGGCTGATCGCGGGCAAGAAGCGCAGCCCGGCCGCGGAGGGCTGGTCCGGCGTACGGGACCGCGGGCGTCAGCAGTGGGTCGCGCCCGACGACAACCCCGAGTTCCTGAAGTCCCTGGGCGACGAGGACAAGTCGGCGGACGAGGACGACGACAAGAAGAAGCGCGACGAGCCCTGA
- a CDS encoding rhomboid family intramembrane serine protease, producing the protein MPDMWDARREVSRSDRALTAAKLMAGWVALLWLLEVADVISGHALDGFGIVPRTPSELVDVVPAAFIHFGFAHVAANSVPLLVLGFLAALGGIRRFAAVCALIVVADGLGVWLISPSGTNTAGASGLIFGLFGFLLVTGFVERRPLGVLAGLLVAAVWGGSILAGFAPTQSGVSWQGHLVGLVAGVAAAFVFRRRDPVPRGELAV; encoded by the coding sequence ATGCCGGACATGTGGGACGCGCGGCGCGAGGTGTCGCGGAGTGACCGGGCGCTGACCGCGGCCAAGCTGATGGCGGGCTGGGTGGCGCTGCTGTGGCTGCTGGAAGTGGCCGACGTGATCAGCGGACACGCGCTGGACGGCTTCGGCATCGTCCCGCGCACCCCGTCGGAGCTGGTGGACGTCGTCCCGGCCGCCTTCATCCACTTCGGCTTCGCCCATGTCGCCGCGAACAGCGTGCCGCTGCTGGTCCTCGGGTTCCTCGCGGCGCTCGGCGGCATCCGCCGGTTCGCCGCGGTCTGTGCGCTGATCGTCGTCGCGGACGGGCTGGGCGTGTGGCTGATATCCCCGTCCGGCACCAACACCGCGGGCGCCTCGGGCCTGATCTTCGGCCTCTTCGGCTTCCTGTTGGTCACCGGGTTCGTCGAGCGGCGTCCGCTCGGCGTTCTGGCCGGACTGCTGGTGGCCGCGGTCTGGGGCGGCTCGATCCTGGCGGGCTTCGCCCCGACCCAGTCCGGCGTGAGCTGGCAGGGGCATCTGGTGGGGCTGGTGGCGGGCGTCGCGGCGGCGTTCGTGTTCCGCCGCCGCGACCCCGTCCCCCGTGGGGAACTCGCGGTCTAG
- a CDS encoding DUF4229 domain-containing protein produces the protein MLRYTLMRLGIFVGCLVVVSGLVYSGLAPRGLGDSNGMWVVLLALVLSAPISFVVLRKERDRASVGIVQRVDRMKANLEANRSQEDDAVDEAARAQGQTSQAS, from the coding sequence ATGCTCCGCTACACACTGATGCGCCTCGGGATCTTCGTGGGCTGCCTCGTGGTCGTCTCGGGGCTCGTCTACTCCGGCCTCGCCCCGCGCGGCCTCGGCGACTCCAACGGCATGTGGGTCGTCCTGCTCGCCCTGGTGCTCTCGGCCCCGATCAGCTTCGTGGTCCTGCGCAAGGAGCGTGACCGCGCCTCCGTCGGGATCGTCCAGCGCGTCGACCGCATGAAGGCCAACCTGGAGGCGAACCGCAGCCAGGAGGACGACGCGGTCGACGAGGCCGCCCGCGCGCAGGGGCAGACTTCCCAGGCCTCGTAG
- a CDS encoding menaquinone biosynthesis decarboxylase, translating to MAYDDLRSLLRALEREGDLKRVKAEVDPYLEVGEIVDRVQKSGGPALLFENVKGSSMPLAMNVFGTDRRLLKALGLKSYGDISDKIGGLLKPELPHGFVGVREAFGKLGAMTHVPPKKVKSDSAPVQEVVLHGDEVDLDRLPALFTWPKDGGSFFNLGLTHTKDPESGVRNLGLYRLQRHDKRTIGMHWQIHKDSRNHYQVAARRGERLPVAIAFGCPPAVTYASTAPLPGDIDEYLFAGFVAGKRIEMVDCKTVPLQVPAQAEVVLEGWLEPGEMLPEGPFGDHTGFYTPQEPFPALKIDCVTMRRRPLLQSIVVGRPPTEDGPLGRATERFFLPLLKIIVPDIVDYHLPESGGFHNCAIVSIDKKYPKHAQKTMHAIWGAHMMSLTKLIVVVDSDCDVHDLHEVSWRALGNTDYARDLTVVEGPVDHLDHASYQQFWGGKAGIDATRKWPEEGYTRDGGWPDMVESDPETAAKVDRRWKEYGL from the coding sequence ATGGCTTACGACGATCTTCGTTCCCTGCTCAGGGCGCTGGAGCGCGAGGGCGACCTCAAGCGTGTGAAGGCTGAGGTCGATCCGTATCTGGAGGTCGGGGAGATCGTCGACCGGGTCCAGAAGTCCGGCGGTCCCGCCTTGCTCTTCGAGAACGTGAAGGGCTCCTCGATGCCCCTCGCGATGAACGTCTTCGGCACCGACCGGCGGCTGCTGAAAGCCCTGGGACTGAAGTCCTACGGCGACATCTCCGACAAGATCGGCGGGCTGCTGAAGCCCGAGCTGCCGCACGGCTTCGTCGGTGTCCGCGAGGCCTTCGGGAAACTCGGCGCGATGACGCACGTGCCGCCGAAGAAGGTGAAGTCCGACAGCGCGCCGGTGCAGGAGGTCGTGCTGCACGGCGACGAGGTCGACCTCGACCGGCTGCCGGCGCTGTTCACCTGGCCCAAGGACGGCGGCTCCTTCTTCAACCTGGGGCTCACCCACACCAAGGACCCGGAGTCCGGCGTCCGCAACCTCGGTCTGTACCGCCTCCAGCGCCACGACAAGCGCACGATCGGCATGCACTGGCAGATCCACAAGGACAGCCGCAACCACTACCAGGTCGCGGCGCGCAGGGGAGAACGGCTGCCGGTCGCGATCGCCTTCGGCTGCCCGCCGGCGGTGACGTACGCCTCGACCGCCCCGCTGCCCGGTGACATCGACGAGTACCTGTTCGCCGGCTTCGTCGCGGGCAAGCGGATCGAGATGGTCGACTGCAAGACCGTCCCGCTCCAGGTCCCCGCGCAGGCCGAGGTCGTGCTGGAGGGGTGGCTTGAGCCGGGGGAGATGCTGCCGGAGGGCCCCTTCGGCGACCACACCGGCTTCTACACCCCGCAGGAGCCCTTCCCGGCCCTGAAGATCGACTGCGTGACGATGCGCCGCCGGCCCCTGCTCCAGTCGATCGTCGTGGGCCGGCCTCCGACGGAGGACGGGCCCCTGGGGCGTGCGACGGAACGCTTCTTCCTGCCGCTGCTGAAGATCATCGTCCCGGACATCGTGGACTACCACCTGCCGGAGTCCGGCGGTTTCCACAACTGCGCGATCGTCTCGATCGACAAGAAGTACCCCAAGCACGCCCAGAAGACGATGCACGCGATCTGGGGCGCGCACATGATGTCCCTGACCAAGCTGATCGTCGTCGTCGACTCCGACTGCGACGTGCACGATCTGCACGAGGTCTCCTGGCGGGCCCTCGGCAACACCGACTACGCCCGCGACCTCACCGTCGTCGAAGGTCCCGTCGACCATCTCGACCACGCCTCCTACCAGCAGTTCTGGGGCGGCAAGGCGGGCATCGACGCGACGAGGAAGTGGCCCGAGGAGGGCTACACCCGCGACGGCGGCTGGCCCGACATGGTCGAGTCCGACCCGGAGACGGCGGCGAAGGTCGACCGCCGCTGGAAGGAGTACGGCCTGTGA
- a CDS encoding GNAT family N-acetyltransferase: MSLTFTLDPAVTPDLRDGILDMWTDVSNRGGAVGFVPPVTREDIRPELVRHFVAMAEGRCRLLVGHDEAGEVAATAFFTFNTHRLMAHWVWLYTVMVHPRHQGKGYGRELLSAAEGSARTFDGIDAIRLTCRGGLGLERFYGSCGYKEVGRIPDAIRVAPGDDRDDVIMLLPLGRAAV; the protein is encoded by the coding sequence GTGTCCCTTACTTTCACGCTCGACCCCGCCGTCACCCCCGACCTGCGTGACGGCATCCTCGACATGTGGACCGACGTCTCCAACAGGGGCGGGGCCGTCGGGTTCGTGCCGCCCGTGACGCGCGAGGACATCCGGCCCGAGCTGGTGCGGCACTTCGTGGCGATGGCGGAGGGACGCTGCCGGCTGCTGGTCGGGCACGACGAGGCGGGCGAGGTCGCCGCGACCGCGTTCTTCACCTTCAACACGCACCGGCTGATGGCCCACTGGGTGTGGCTGTACACGGTGATGGTGCACCCCCGGCACCAGGGCAAGGGCTACGGCCGCGAGCTGCTGAGCGCCGCCGAGGGGTCGGCCCGCACCTTCGACGGCATCGACGCGATCCGCCTCACCTGCCGGGGCGGCCTCGGCCTGGAGCGCTTCTACGGCTCCTGCGGCTACAAGGAGGTCGGCCGGATCCCGGACGCCATCCGGGTCGCGCCGGGCGACGACCGGGACGACGTGATCATGCTGCTGCCGCTCGGCCGGGCAGCCGTCTGA
- a CDS encoding UbiX family flavin prenyltransferase, with protein MSGASGTPYAAAVLRALLAAGESVDLVVSRASRLTLLDETGISFRDGHWQDDLREWLARGADGKPGTFEADIADVRYWNAGDLAAGPSSGSYATKGMLIVPASTACVAGVALGLSKDLLQRAASVTLKEGRELVVAVRETPLNGQTLRHLVTLDDAGATVVPASPAFYAGATHIQDLVDFVAGRVLDAAGVEHRLYRRWKGELGGGARST; from the coding sequence GTGTCCGGCGCTTCCGGCACCCCATACGCCGCCGCCGTGCTCCGCGCGCTCCTCGCCGCCGGGGAAAGCGTCGACCTGGTCGTCAGCCGGGCGTCGCGGCTCACCCTCCTCGACGAGACGGGGATCTCGTTCCGGGACGGCCACTGGCAGGACGACCTGCGGGAATGGCTCGCGCGGGGCGCCGACGGCAAGCCCGGGACCTTCGAGGCGGACATCGCGGACGTCCGGTACTGGAACGCCGGGGACCTCGCCGCCGGGCCGTCCTCGGGGTCGTACGCCACCAAGGGCATGCTGATCGTGCCCGCCTCCACCGCCTGCGTCGCCGGAGTCGCGCTCGGGCTGTCCAAGGACCTGTTGCAGCGGGCGGCCAGCGTGACCCTGAAGGAGGGGCGCGAGCTCGTCGTCGCCGTACGGGAGACGCCCCTGAACGGGCAGACGCTGCGCCACCTGGTGACACTGGACGACGCGGGCGCGACCGTCGTGCCCGCCTCGCCCGCCTTCTACGCCGGGGCCACGCACATCCAGGACCTGGTGGACTTCGTCGCCGGACGCGTCCTGGACGCGGCGGGTGTCGAGCACCGCCTCTACCGCCGCTGGAAGGGCGAACTGGGCGGCGGCGCCCGTTCCACCTGA
- a CDS encoding Lrp/AsnC family transcriptional regulator has translation MDAVDRQLIQALRENGRASYAELGRLVGLSGPSVTDRINRLEAAGVITGYRATVDAASLGLGVTALIGISLSDATDHEDVANRLRDLGEIEDCWFIAGDDSYMLKVRAADVDGLEKIIRRLSGTTGVSRTRTTIVLSTKWENRVGELPEEV, from the coding sequence ATGGACGCGGTGGACAGGCAGCTCATCCAGGCCCTGAGGGAGAACGGCCGGGCCTCCTACGCGGAGCTGGGGCGCCTCGTCGGACTGTCGGGGCCCAGCGTCACCGACCGCATCAACCGGCTGGAGGCGGCCGGGGTCATCACCGGCTACCGCGCCACCGTGGACGCCGCCTCGCTCGGTCTCGGCGTCACCGCACTGATCGGCATCTCGCTGTCCGACGCCACCGACCACGAGGACGTGGCGAACCGCCTGCGGGACCTGGGCGAGATCGAGGACTGCTGGTTCATCGCCGGCGACGACTCCTACATGCTCAAGGTGCGCGCGGCCGACGTGGACGGTCTCGAGAAGATCATCCGGCGGCTCAGCGGCACCACGGGCGTCTCCCGGACCCGTACCACCATCGTGCTGTCCACGAAGTGGGAGAACCGGGTGGGTGAGCTGCCGGAAGAGGTCTAG
- a CDS encoding isopenicillin N synthase family dioxygenase: MIDRRRNPGTPRIPTVDLRPWLNGDAEARGAIARTVDEALRTAGFLLVTGHGVDPSLRARIRTAARAFFTLDAEAKQAYEVKVGGRGWLGPGAEANGYSEGTETPPDLKESLSFATHEPFEDPVVNAEWYAPNVWPGEVPELRPLVEEYLARMGELENRLLALLGEALGLEPDFFTRHMDHPTYGFNINWYPGREVLGEPEPGQFRIGPHTDFGTVTILDRQAGKGGLQVYTDDGGWEDAPYDPAAFTINIGDLMARWTGDRWRSGRHRVLPPPADAPAEELMSLVYFGECTPGTIVESVPAPVGRVAHPPVDSHVYLRRQLDSITVDRTG; the protein is encoded by the coding sequence GTGATTGACCGACGCCGTAACCCCGGCACCCCCCGCATTCCGACCGTCGACCTGCGGCCCTGGCTGAACGGTGACGCCGAGGCCCGCGGGGCCATCGCCCGCACCGTCGACGAGGCCCTGCGGACCGCAGGGTTCCTGCTGGTCACCGGGCACGGCGTGGACCCGTCCCTGCGCGCCCGGATCCGCACCGCCGCGCGCGCCTTCTTCACGCTCGACGCCGAGGCCAAGCAGGCGTACGAGGTGAAGGTCGGCGGACGCGGCTGGCTCGGGCCGGGCGCGGAGGCCAACGGCTACTCGGAGGGCACCGAGACCCCGCCGGACCTGAAGGAGTCGCTGAGCTTCGCCACGCACGAGCCCTTCGAGGACCCGGTGGTCAACGCCGAGTGGTACGCGCCGAACGTCTGGCCCGGCGAGGTGCCCGAACTGCGGCCGCTGGTCGAGGAGTACCTCGCGCGCATGGGCGAGCTGGAGAACCGGCTCCTCGCCCTGCTCGGCGAGGCCCTCGGCCTCGAACCCGACTTCTTCACCCGGCACATGGACCACCCGACGTACGGCTTCAACATCAACTGGTACCCGGGCAGGGAGGTCCTCGGGGAGCCGGAGCCGGGCCAGTTCCGCATCGGGCCGCACACCGACTTCGGGACGGTGACGATCCTCGACCGGCAGGCGGGCAAGGGCGGCCTTCAGGTCTACACGGACGACGGCGGCTGGGAGGACGCGCCCTACGACCCGGCCGCGTTCACCATCAACATCGGCGATCTGATGGCCCGTTGGACCGGGGACCGGTGGCGGTCGGGGCGGCACCGGGTGCTGCCGCCGCCCGCGGACGCGCCCGCCGAGGAGCTGATGTCGCTCGTGTACTTCGGGGAGTGCACTCCGGGCACGATCGTCGAGTCCGTGCCCGCCCCGGTGGGCCGGGTGGCGCACCCGCCGGTCGACTCGCACGTGTATCTGCGCCGGCAGCTGGACTCGATCACCGTCGACCGAACCGGCTGA
- the mqnE gene encoding aminofutalosine synthase MqnE, giving the protein MDVGLKRELEEKVRSGERLSREDGIALYESDDLAWLGGLAHEVRTRKNGDVVHFNVNRHLNMTNVCTASCAYCSFQRKPGEKDAYTMRIEEAVKLAKSMEAENLTELHIVNGLHPNLPWRYYPRSLRELKAALPNVSLKAFTATEIHHFETISGLSASEILDELIDAGLESLTGGGAEIFDWEVRQHIVDHRTHWEDWSRIHRLAHEKGLRTPSTMLYGHIEEPRHRVDHVLRLRELQDETNGFQVFIPLRYQHDFVDMKDGKVRNRLQARTQMATGAEALKTFAVSRLLFDNVPHVKVFWVMHGVQTAQLALQHGADDMDGSVVEYKITHDADNFGTPNKLTREDLLDLIRDAGFRPVERNTRYEIIREYDGPDPERRESPQPMRV; this is encoded by the coding sequence ATGGATGTCGGGCTCAAGCGCGAGCTGGAGGAGAAGGTCCGTTCCGGTGAGCGGCTGTCCCGCGAGGACGGCATCGCGCTGTACGAGTCGGACGACCTGGCGTGGCTCGGCGGCCTCGCCCACGAGGTGCGCACGCGCAAGAACGGCGACGTGGTCCACTTCAACGTCAACCGCCACCTCAACATGACCAACGTCTGCACGGCCTCCTGCGCCTACTGCTCCTTCCAGCGCAAGCCGGGCGAGAAGGACGCGTACACGATGCGCATCGAGGAGGCCGTGAAGCTGGCCAAGTCGATGGAGGCGGAGAACCTCACGGAACTCCACATCGTCAACGGCCTGCACCCCAACCTGCCGTGGCGCTACTACCCGCGCTCGCTGCGGGAGCTGAAGGCGGCCCTGCCGAACGTCTCCCTGAAGGCGTTCACCGCCACGGAGATCCACCACTTCGAGACGATCAGCGGGCTGTCCGCCTCCGAGATCCTCGACGAGCTCATCGACGCCGGCCTGGAGTCCCTGACCGGCGGCGGCGCGGAGATCTTCGACTGGGAGGTCCGTCAGCACATCGTGGACCACCGCACCCACTGGGAGGACTGGTCCCGCATCCACCGCCTGGCGCACGAGAAGGGCCTCAGGACGCCCTCCACCATGCTCTACGGCCACATCGAGGAGCCGCGCCACCGCGTCGACCACGTCCTGCGCCTGCGTGAGCTCCAGGACGAGACGAACGGCTTCCAGGTCTTCATCCCGCTGCGCTACCAGCACGACTTCGTCGACATGAAGGACGGCAAGGTACGCAACCGGCTCCAGGCCCGCACCCAGATGGCCACCGGCGCCGAGGCCCTGAAGACCTTCGCGGTCTCCCGGCTGCTCTTCGACAACGTCCCGCACGTGAAGGTCTTCTGGGTCATGCACGGCGTGCAGACCGCCCAACTGGCCCTCCAGCACGGCGCCGACGACATGGACGGCTCGGTCGTCGAGTACAAGATCACCCACGACGCGGACAACTTCGGCACCCCGAACAAGCTGACCCGCGAGGACCTCCTGGACCTGATCCGGGACGCCGGCTTCCGCCCGGTGGAGCGCAACACGCGCTACGAGATCATCCGCGAGTACGACGGCCCGGACCCGGAGCGCCGCGAGTCCCCGCAGCCGATGCGGGTCTGA
- the mqnP gene encoding menaquinone biosynthesis prenyltransferase MqnP, producing MSSASAAIPQPGRTKAFLRLVMIEHSVFALPFAYIAALSAMFQWDRNIHWGRLLLVTICMVGLRTFAMAVNRIIDREIDARNPRTAQRELVTGAMSVRHAWTGALIALVIFLGSAALLNPLCLALAPIAVIPMVVYPYGKRFTNFPQAILGLAQAMGPVGGWLAVTGTWSWDAVILGLAVGIWIGGFDLIYACQDVETDREIGVMSVPARFGIPAAIWGARVCHAVTTALFAWYALATDAGAFFWLGLLIVAGAFVYEHSIVRPHDLSRLNRAFFSVNGFIGIALFVCALLDLLVRGLTV from the coding sequence GTGAGCAGCGCCTCCGCCGCGATTCCGCAGCCAGGACGCACGAAGGCGTTCCTCCGCCTCGTCATGATCGAGCACTCGGTGTTCGCGCTGCCGTTCGCGTACATCGCCGCGCTCAGCGCGATGTTCCAGTGGGACAGGAACATCCACTGGGGCCGGCTGCTGCTGGTGACGATCTGCATGGTGGGCCTGCGGACCTTCGCGATGGCCGTGAACCGGATCATCGACCGCGAGATCGACGCCCGCAATCCGCGCACCGCGCAGCGCGAGCTGGTCACGGGCGCGATGTCGGTACGGCACGCCTGGACCGGCGCCCTGATCGCCCTGGTGATCTTCCTGGGCTCGGCCGCCCTGCTGAACCCGCTGTGCCTGGCCCTCGCCCCCATCGCGGTGATCCCGATGGTGGTCTACCCCTACGGCAAGCGGTTCACGAACTTCCCCCAGGCCATCCTCGGCCTCGCCCAGGCGATGGGCCCGGTCGGCGGCTGGCTGGCCGTCACCGGCACCTGGTCCTGGGACGCGGTGATCCTCGGCCTCGCCGTCGGCATCTGGATCGGCGGCTTCGACCTGATCTACGCCTGCCAGGACGTCGAGACCGACCGCGAGATCGGCGTCATGTCGGTCCCGGCCCGCTTCGGCATCCCCGCGGCGATCTGGGGCGCGCGGGTCTGCCACGCCGTCACCACGGCCCTGTTCGCCTGGTACGCGCTCGCCACCGACGCGGGCGCCTTCTTCTGGCTGGGCCTGCTGATCGTGGCCGGCGCCTTCGTGTACGAGCACTCGATCGTCCGCCCCCATGACCTGTCCCGCCTGAACAGGGCGTTCTTCAGCGTCAACGGGTTCATCGGGATCGCCCTGTTCGTGTGCGCGCTGCTGGATCTGCTGGTGCGCGGGCTCACCGTCTGA
- a CDS encoding nucleoside deaminase: protein MDQSEAREWLATALAEARAGLGEGGIPIGAALYGPDGTLLGRGHNRRVQDGDPSMHAETAAFRAAGRQRSYRGTTMVTTLSPCWYCSGLVRQFGISRVVIGEAVTFRGGQDWLAGHGVEIVLLDDPECLDLMRAFIEHHPDLWNEDIGD, encoded by the coding sequence ATGGATCAGTCGGAGGCACGCGAGTGGCTGGCCACCGCGCTCGCGGAGGCACGCGCCGGGCTCGGCGAGGGCGGCATCCCCATCGGAGCCGCGCTGTACGGGCCCGACGGAACGCTGCTGGGGCGCGGCCACAACCGCAGGGTGCAGGACGGCGACCCGTCCATGCACGCGGAGACGGCGGCGTTCCGGGCGGCGGGGCGGCAGCGGTCGTACCGCGGCACGACCATGGTGACCACCCTCTCCCCCTGCTGGTACTGCTCGGGCCTGGTCCGGCAGTTCGGCATCTCCCGGGTGGTGATCGGCGAGGCGGTCACGTTCCGGGGCGGACAGGACTGGCTGGCCGGGCATGGTGTGGAGATCGTGCTGCTCGACGACCCCGAGTGCCTCGACCTGATGCGTGCCTTCATCGAGCACCATCCCGACCTGTGGAACGAGGACATCGGTGATTGA